The DNA region CCTatttcatcttctaaatcaAGACATCACACACCTTTGAGGTATTTGAAGCTCCAAATCAGTGTAGAAAATAAGTGGGTGAGATCAAGGAAGAATCAAAGCGCAAAATAGGTTTGTTTTTGAGATTTGTACTGTTTTTTCGCGTAAATCTGGGTAGAATATATGGGTTCTGGTTCGTTCTGCTGTCAAGATAGCGGACGTTGTCTTGTTTCCGCTATCAAGATAGCGGAAACTACCGCTATCAAGATAGCGGAAACTACCGCTTCTAAGATAGCGGTAACTACCGCTATCaagatagcggaagttacaGAAACTTAAATTACGGATATTGTTGCAGGTTCTGGTTTTGGGGTTTGACTTGGTGAAGTTTGTTGTCTATTAGGAGCATTATGGAAGCTGGAACTTCTGAGGTTGATAATGAACATGATGGCACAATTGTTGTTAGGGTGGATCTCACAAAGGCCTTTACTACTGATAAAGTAAGTATTAAAATTGTTTAGTAAGGACTTGCAGATACTTTATGTGATGAGATAATGATTTATAATTTTTGTATGTGCAGGCTTTTGCATCCCACACTGATCTTATTGATTGGGCTCGCTGTGTAGGTAAAGAGAATGGTTATGTTGTTATTGTGATTAGGTCTGACTACGGATCTGCAAAAAGGAAGCCTTTGATAACATTGGGATGTGAACGTGGTAGGAAGTACAAACCAGCGGCTAAAGTGTTAAAACGCAGTCAAACTGGAACAAAAAAGCCTGATTGCCCTTTCAGGCTAAGAGCAAGGCCTGGCGCGTTGATGGGCGATGGAAGGTGATAGTTCATTCTGGGATTCACAACCATGATTCAGCTGAAACATTACAAGGTCACTcttttgttggtcgtctaaatcCTGATGAAAAGGTCATGGTGGGAAGTATGATTGAGAAAAGGGTTAAGCCAAGCGACATGTTGATTGCACTAAGGGAGAAAGTTATCAAGATTAAGTCTTTTCTGGTCCACTTTCTTTGTCCCCCTGAATGCCAACCACCTCCTAGCCACAGGCATATCCGCTTTGTATTGAGGGAACTCCTTTCTCTCAAACAGCGACCCAGGAAAACGTGCATATTCCCACGCCTGCATATCTAAGGTGTCAGtattaaaatacaaaaaaatacaaatgaaCTTAACAACAAATATGTCAAATACTGACCTGTAGCAAAGTCAAATACCCAGCAACTGTCCTCCCAGTCTTTTTGCAAGCCTCCCCTAACTGACCATACAAATATGCCAACGCCACCGCACCCCATGCATACTGACCAGCCAAGCTAATATCCCTGAAAAGCTCAAGATAGGCAACACTGACAGACGTGTTACTCTTATCACAAAAGAGAGTCATGCCAACCAAGCGTAACAAGTAAGCTCGGGCTGCTTCTGTCCATTTCGATTCCTTCACACGGTTTTTCACAAGAGCTAGAAGCCAAGCATAATGAAGACTAGGACCTCTACACCTCCGAAACTCATCCTGCACCTCCTCAATTGTCACCCCCAGCAAATCAACAACCACAGGGGCAGCCTCTTCCTTAGTCGGCTTGCCCAATGAGAAAAAGGACCCTACCACAGGGATGTGCAATAGAGCTGAGACGTCATCTAGAGTGATCGTCATCTCGCCCCACGGCATATGAAATGAGGACGTCTCTGGCATCCATCGCTCAACAAAGGCGGTCACAATGCTAAGGTCAACTGAGCCGCCGTTACAACTATACGGAAGGTGTCCCAACCCTGCAGCTGCCACAAGTGTCTTCACATTGTCAGAGTAGAATTTTACAGGAAAGAAGTGTTTTCCATGATGATGAATCTTCAATGGGGCCCTACATTTGAAGTCAGATCGCACATATGACTTCCAGACGTCATGCGCTATATGCTGCCCAAACTTAGGCAACAGAGAGAGGTCATAAGGACCTCCGGGATACCAAACACCCTCTGTTCCATCACCATCCTCAGACTCTCCATCCTGCTCACTATTACCATCCTCATCACCATCTTCAGAACCCATCTCAACCTCATTCTCATTATCATtctcattatcatcatcattctcattctcattctcataatcattgtcattctcattctcattctccaGACCATCACCATCCTCAGCACCCCAATGTCGTGCATTAACCAGCACACCCTCCTCAACTTCTCCCACACCCTGAGTCCCTTGACGATCTCGGCGAGCGGAAGCATGAGTTCGCGAACGGTCTCGGGGAGGATGAGGTGGTCGTGAAGCCGCTCCCACAACGCGTTGTGTATGTTTTGTCCTTGCCATCATGCCTGTGttaacaaagaaaatcaatgtTAGTTCTTTATTtacaaaacaaaacccaaagcACATATTAATAAAAACATGATTTTATGGCATCACAAGTTTCTGGCCTACACATGATATGAAATCTGTAGCTGACATGATTTCAGGCTAATTAACCAGAAATCAGAACTAATTTGAATCACAAAGGAAACAAGCTAGAATATTACAAATTATAACAAGCTAGAATAAAGGGAACAGACCTGAGAATATTACAAAGGAAACAGACCTGTGCTAGAATATTACTAATTTTGAAAATCACATATTAATACTGCAAATTATAACTCCTGTGCTTCTTGATCGAATTACCCTACCGCTATCATAGTTGCGGAAACTACCGCTATCATAGCTGCGGAAACTACCGCTATCATAGCTGCGGAAACTAACCCGCGATGCCACACTACCGAAATCCTTGATTGCGGAAAGGTGAAACTGTGTGGGTTTTTAAACTGGCTAACAACTCGGAGGGAACAACATTGGGCAAATGGAATGAAAAGGGAACAACTCAGAGGGAAAAACCGTGTGTGGGTTTTTAAGCAAACCAAAGGGAACAACTCAGAGGGACTTACTAGAGTCAAGGTTCCTTCTGAAATTGagtccttcttcctctttctttcttctccttctgaAATCGTGATGGTGATGGACAACGGAGAAACCGTGATGGAGGCTAGGGTTTTGGTGGGGAAATGTGAAGGAGGACCGTGATGGAGGCTGGGACTTTGGTGGGGAAACCGTGAAGGAGATGAGGAAATGACCGTCAGAATGAGAGGAGATGAAGAGGAGGAGATGAGGGCCGTGAATGAGAGGAGGGAGATGGGAGATGGTGCAGCCGTgtagattaggttttttttcttcttcattggagcagttattttttaaaatatttggggGTATAAGTGTATTTTTGCACTTAAGGGGATGGTGTGGATAGTAAAGAGGGATGGTACAAATAGTCCTGGCCATCATGAATTGTCCGCTctccattcaaaaaaaaaaaatgaattgtcCGCTCTTCACTACTAGGATTTAGCCCGTTATCTtgtgcgatgcacgggtaatTTTCAGCGGAATTAACTGTTGATTCTAATAATTTAGAATTTAGTATTCGATTATGTATTTAGTATTTGATATGCGTGGGGTAATAAAATGCTTAAGGGTCTGTTTGGATTAGTGTTTCAGACACCAAACGCACGTTGCGTCCTGGAGAACGTAGTTTACCAGTTTACTTCAAATGTTTGGTTTGACATTTTTGCCAACGCAGCAACACAGATCCGGGCCAAAACAACGTTGAACAAGAAGCTATAAATCAAAGCGGCAGGGTCCAACGTTCGCGTTTGACCATTGAAGAATTATAAAGGCAAGCCATAATTTTGAAGTTTTGGCTTTCAACAACTCTGATCTATTGCATTTCTTGCTCTGTTTTTGGTTCCTCTGTTCCTGGGTTTGAAGAGCATGGTAGCTAAATCGTGCTTCCTCCTTTAATGCTCAAGCTTGCTGCTGAACACACCTTTGTGGGACTGAGACCGTGCACCTGCGAGCTGCAACTATAAGTGTGAGGGAGAAGAAACTAGGAAAATAGCCAACAAATAAGAAAGAGGAGATGCAAGTCTCATATTTCTTAGGataagttattattattattattatcttttaCATTAGAACTTGGAAGCAAACCAGAAAtccaagaatttttttttctaaataatgtgaaaaataatattaattggcAAAAAGGGGtacaaaaaatttaaattagagGAATGGGGTTGTTTTAGCCACATAGGATAGAGATGTAGCCTGGTGTTGAGTGAGATTTGCAAGAAAAAGGCGAGCATTTCCGTGCAACGCCTGTTTTAGGAGGCAGTGATGCCACACGTATGTGGCACAATGGGAAACTAACTTGTGTCATTTTCTGCACTGTCAGCGTTTGACCAGGGAGAGTTTTCCATTCTCGCGCACTTTCCTTAAATTATACATTTGTATTTACTAATTTTACCGAAAATGAAAGTGAAAATGAATTATGTTCATTCGAATTATAATCCCAATATAAATTTCCATACCCTAACATTCAAATAAAATCCCAAatcaatttcaaaaccctaatttcccTCAGACTCTGCAGCAACGGTGGGAGCTCATCTCTATCGTCACTTCGCCGGCGACGAACATAACATCTCTGCTATTTCCCGAAGATCGAATT from Lotus japonicus ecotype B-129 chromosome 2, LjGifu_v1.2 includes:
- the LOC130736423 gene encoding protein MAIN-LIKE 1-like; translation: MGSEDGDEDGNSEQDGESEDGDGTEGVWYPGGPYDLSLLPKFGQHIAHDVWKSYVRSDFKCRAPLKIHHHGKHFFPVKFYSDNVKTLVAAAGLGHLPYSCNGGSVDLSIVTAFVERWMPETSSFHMPWGEMTITLDDVSALLHIPVVGSFFSLGKPTKEEAAPVVVDLLGVTIEEVQDEFRRCRGPSLHYAWLLALVKNRVKESKWTEAARAYLLRLVGMTLFCDKSNTSVSVAYLELFRDISLAGQYAWGAVALAYLYGQLGEACKKTGRTVAGYLTLLQAWEYARFPGSLFERKEFPQYKADMPVARRWLAFRGTKKVDQKRLNLDNFLP